Genomic segment of Apium graveolens cultivar Ventura chromosome 7, ASM990537v1, whole genome shotgun sequence:
gttgtatttatagactagcgatgctgactagtgagtaggttgttgtacccttttctGCTTTTATTTTTGAAgtgtctttacgcttgtactaccctaaaacttttgatctatatatcgataccttttcctttccaacactgtcatttattttattgcacctattttactttaccttatttatggcaccagtataccctgtgataccatgtaccctgttttctctaactgtttatattctgtaaagaagcatgcaatttacttaattacaactgttttcaaaaagagatattcttgttttccaaaacttttcttttatgcaaatatttgattcaaaagctaaataaattgattgattctttacagaaaaatgcctcccaaaagaaatacccgcaccaacacccagaatgaagaaaccaacaacaacaacaataacaaccaagataatacaaaccagaatgtgaacccaggacccatggacccagcaatagcccagattcttcaaatcttggcccaacaaacagttcacctggcacaacaacagcagagacagaccaatccccaggtaactttcaaaacttttcaggcaataaacccaccagaattcaagggttccttagagccaattgaagcaaatgtttggttaaaggaaatagaaaagacatttgccttagtgaaagtgaaagaggaacagaaggttgagtttgcaagttactatctgaagaatgaggccacctattggtgggaaatggtgaagacattggaaggcacagatgttattagttgggaaaggttcaaggaattgtttttagaaaagtattttcctcagtttgttcaggatcaaatggagctgaagtttttagagttaaagcaagggaatatgtcggtaacagattatgaagggaagtttgaggaattgttaaggtatgtgccgtcgtatgttgatactgatagaaagaaagctaagagattccagcaaggcttgaagccatggatcagggggaaagtagctatttttgaattggatacctacgccggggttgtacagaaagctatgatcgcagagacagagagtgagatgttccagaaagataaggaaagcaagaaaaggaaagttgagggaagtgagggtcagtcacaaacagggaagtttccaaattttaagaagggcaagtttcagccagggagaaattttaatttcaagagacaaaatgcaggagacggaggccagggcaatcgtccagctaatgtgaattcgccgaatcagttgagattaacttttccagattgtcaagtatgtggaaagaagcatggaggagtttgtaacaagttgaatgtggtatgttttaaatgcaaccagaaagggcactattcattggagtgccgaaatcagccagcaaataaggatcagcctatccggaatccagcagtgaaggttccagtcattggatttacatgctttaaatgtgggaagccaggacatatggccagggattgcaagacaccagccccagtcagtaatgcattgaggattatgggatctaccccaatagtgaatgagacttcaagggctagagtttttgacatgtcgatgaaggatgcgatccaggatacggatgttgtggcaggtacgcttaatgtgaattctttatgtgccaaagtgttaatagactcgggagcaactcgatcatttgtttcacaagattttattagaaaattaaactgtccagttgagtgcttaaatgaaataatgactgtggaattagcaaatcaagaacgtgtaactgtaaaccaagtttgtggaaattgtgagattgagatttctggtagtaagttttgtatagatttgataccatttaagttaggagaatttgatgtgatattagggatggattggttatctaagcatgatgctcagatagattgtcgaaataagaaagtaatggtgaaaatgccagacgaaagaatagtaacgttcaagggatagaagcaggtaaagaagttcttaacgatgattcaagccaagaagttactacggcaaggatgcgagcatttcgtagcatacgtgattgacaaaagtcaggagccagcaaaacttgaagatatcccagtagtgaatgaatttccagacgtatttcccgacgaattgccaggacttcctccagatagagaaattgaatttgcgatcgacttagcacctggaacagaaccagtatccaaagccccgtacagaatggcgcctgttgagatgaaagagctagcaaagcaattgcaggaattgttagaaaaaggagtaatcaaacccagcgtatccccgtggggagccccggtattatttgtcaagaagaaagatggaagcatgagactgtgcattgactatagggaactcaacaagctgacaatcaagcacaagtatccgttacccagaatcgatgatctgtttgaccaattgaagggagccaagtacttctccaaaattgatttaagatcgggatatcatcaactaaagatcaagccagaagatataccaaagacagctttcagaacaaggtatggacattacgagtttttagtgatgtcttttggattgaccaacgccccagcagcgtttatggacctgatgaacagaattttcaaggaatatttggacaagttcgttatagtatttatagacgatattttgatctattcaaagacggaggaggatcatgcggaacatttaaggacaactttggagattttaaggaaaaagaagttatatgctaaattgtcgaagtgtgagttttggctacaagaagttcagttcttaggacacatagtcagtaacgaagggatcaaagtggacccagcaaagatcgaggcaattacgaattgggaaagaccgagaacacccactgaggtaagaagtttcttgggattggcaggatattatcgatgattcgttcagaatttctcaaggattgccacaccattaacaaagcttacacgaaaaaatgaaaagtttatatggaatgacaagtgcgaagaaagttttcaggaattgaagcggaaattaatcacaacacctgttttgtcacttccagacaatcaagggaatttcgtaatttatagcgatgcttcctacaaaggattaggatgtgttcttatgcagcacgacaaggtgattgcgtatgcgtcaaggcaattgaaaccacacgaacaaaagtatcctactcatgacttggagctagcagctatagtttttgctttgaagatttggagacattatttgtatggagaaaagtgtgagattttcacggatcacaaaagtttgaaatatatatttacccagaaggaacttaatatgaggcaaaggagatggttagaattgatcaaggattatgattgctcgattaattatcatcccggtaaggcgaatgtggtggcagacgcattaagtcggaaggaaaagttaaatgaattatcagtacctgaagatatatataaggaatttcagaaattggaattggaaattagagtttgcgagcctgagaaagcgaaagtgtacagtatgactttccagccggagttgttggagaaaataaagaaatgtcagaaagatgtaatggatcaagatataaatcgtttgataggtgaagagttatgcacgcagaaggatgatcaaggcattttgagattttcatctagaatctggattccaccagtgacggagttaaagaatgaaattttacaagaagcacatagttcaagatattccatccatccagggagtaccaaaatgtacagagatttaaagaagaattattggtggccagatatgaagagggaaattgcggaatgggttagcaaatgttatacctgtcagagagttaaagcagagcatcaaagaccaagcggattgctacaaccattggagattccagagtggaagtgggaacatattaccatggatttcatagttggattaccaaggacaaagagctaatcatgatgccatttgggttatagtggatagacttaccaagtcagctcattttctgcctataaatgaaagattttcgctcgacaagttggtccatatgtacctaaaagaaattgtagttcgtcatggagttccagtgtctatcgtatctgatcgagatccaaggtttaattcaagattctggaagagttttcaagaatgtttgggaacaagactgaatatgagtacagcttatcacccccaaacggatggtcaaagtgaaagaacgatccagacaatcgaggatatgttacgtgtttgtgctattgatttcaaaggaagttgggacgaacatttacccctggtagagtttgcttacaacaacagttatcatgccagcattggaatgccaccttatgaagccctttatggacgcaaatgtagatctccattatattggaacgaagtaggagaacgcaaaatactcggacctgaattggtgcaacagacaaaggaagttgttgaaattatccagaagagattaatagccgcacaaaatcgtcagaggagatatgcagaccagtcaaggaaagacatggaatttgaagaagggagcttggtattattaaaagtatcaccgtggaaaggactaacgaggtttgggaagaaagggaagctaagcccaagatatgtcggaccttttgagatcctaaagagcgttggcaaagtcgcttacgaattggcgttacctccgcacatggggcacattcacaatgtttttcatgtatcgatgctcaagaaatataatccagactccaggcatgtaatagaatatgagccaatagagcttcaggcagatttatcatatgtagagaatccaatagagattttagaggaaaaagagaaagtattgaggaataaagtgataaagttagtaagagtattgtggagaaacccaaaggttgaagagtcaacctgggagttagaaagtgatatgagagaaaagtattCTCACTTGTTTTCtaaggagattctgaggacagaatccttttaaggggggaaggatgtaatatccgggatatatcgtgtaattattttcgatattaaataattagtatgtgtgttcagtatctattttgtgagttaattgttaagtgatatatgtacttgaatattcaaaaataatattaattgagtattttaatttttatatgtccaaaataaaatatagataattgtcttatcttcttaattatttttatgttgatttatagatttataagaatcatatgaaatttttaaaatctttttccgggtaattaaactttattttacaaaaacgggaaccaaccgacgtcaaccgttgttacgtttttggaacccgaaactcttccgaaaactccttcctaacctaattgtaatattccgagcattttccatgttttgactttttcgatccggcgtacggtttgtcctgcgcgggtcccggcacaacattttcgatacaatattcgtttcggtatattaataaaacccgtattttcgataaacgggagctttttattaaactatcccaattatcacttcgtagtacgtgtaactgggtgctgagaccaagaccgcagtacaagctgtactgatttggataattatcccgaaaaccgataccgtttggatcagtttttataaataaacgtaccattttatatccggaatgatccaacgggatactaattttccgtaattataaatagccttttaccgtattttatttcgtataaaaatcaattgcagacagataattatataattttacagagaaaaatcttatattcataaactgttctaagaatcaaacagcaaaacgaaggcgttaccgatctctgtttttaaagcttgagtaaccaaaacgaaggatttgaggtgttctatcagattctgagctttgtttcactgcagaatcaaaggtttaatttctaaaaatttatttattttcaaatttattttattaaaaatatgaatttttgttcggatgattgtttgtatgatttgatgattgcatgttgtagagcttgttttcctgatgattttcatatgtcatacgtctgatttggagttcaataaatgttcaaatttgagtttgattttcgaattttaaaattagggtttataacccgtatgaatgttcttaattgaaatttgggggtttcttattctgtgatagattgatgatgtgttatagtgggttgtgttctctgtgaaatttgcaatctagtcgtataagtttcatgaaccaacgaggtctgtagagaagggagttgtgttttgaagttttccgatgttcgccggaaactggaaaacttcacggccaaattccggccaactcagggattgttaggatgaattgattgcatggttgtgttcctgatgttgtgtagatgtgatctggaggtgttggtggggtgaggacgccgggaacgtgttctccggcgaacccgactgttttccggcgaagagctggaaaattacagtttgataccccaacttttgaaaacgatgcagttaggtccctgaggtttgcagactttgcaaatttaggattcctatttataaaatgtttaaaaattatatttcttatttatttttattataaaaattcatttttaatttctgaaaattctaaaaattattattttaattccgaaaattatttttaattcacaaataaatctgaattaattagttaattaatttcagttaatttttaattgattaattagtcaattaattcgaaaattaattgattaattgatttaattaattattaattgatttttaattaattatttaattagatttaattattaaaaatgatttaaaaattctgaaaaatagtttcgagctttaaaatattattctaaattattttcaaggctcgataattattctaaaattgtttcggagccagaattggtcaaccgaaccctgtttattaacccgaaattgatccaacgacccgttttaattccgaaaaatgttttaaaaattattttaaatacccgaaagcacatttatgacccgagacttctttataaatgatatgtcattgattacgtgatgtattatgtgttatacgtgacctgttgtttgactatcggtctatatattcggtgtttacttcgttattgcatagatttcaatccgttaatcggatttgggtaaaacgaagggtagatagaagtgtgtgttgaatagaactctatgagttgatgattgatagatacttatgatatgtgagaagaaaaggcaagacgtaggaaaggaaaacagatagttgaagagtaagacggttgtgattggaagtcagtgcagagtagtaagctaataccaggcaagtgttctgaactttctcgagacattgtaattcttgatagtcttgttgacattgcaagtgctttgaagcacggaaacctaaaccctgatttcagttattgttcttgagccatgaaccatattctttctaagccattgattattgtaaacccaaactcgaacctcgagtatacgatactattccataaatacatgcaaacaaaatcccaaacactgaactgaattacttgtacattcaaccattgtatcctatgctttgagagcccaaatctttgaaaccctgaaatattgattcttttgttatcaaattctttcattacccaacgttcaagcttttaaactacttatttgatccttacaaagattgaaaacctttcattgttaaacactcattgttgttactgattttggttattgtttattattgcatattctgttattatgttagaattggattgttttataaaattgtggaccagattcgtggtcagaccatataatggtcaagttaggccaatgtgtgccttggatccaatagttagagcaatgttgtgtgccttgctcggggttagtgcgtgactgatcagcagcctaaccttggcttttaaattaaaagtataatatccaattctaaatcataatctaatgttcacttgatatcataatcatagtcacctgatgatcattattctcagttttgtcattttgacttgctgagctagttagctcatttgtgcgatgttgtttatattctttccagttaaaaaggaaccagttggtagcgagaatccccagtccagcgcgagagctaggggttcaggttgaggaagccgatctagtaggcttcttttgggataatttaagtttgtaaaagtttgtattaatgtttgatactcagtgtgagtttgaaatagttgggatttgaacggtttgtaatatattagtgtgtttggcttgtgtgcatactttaacctgttgcggtccgtggtagttgataagtagggtacctgcatatattattattatctttattattgttataagcaggttataattaagatgtgtgtgtggaccccaaacttctgacccgggtttggagggcgccacatccaccgtccgctcgtcaaaattcatcgtggacggcggtaaaatccggaGGTACCCGAGTTGGGTTTCCAATCACAGATTTCACCGATTGATTAATAAAAATTCCCGTATGATAAATTTAATTCACGAATGTTAATCATATCATTCCTGCAGAAATAACCCAACAATTTCCAAATTAATACCCACGAAATAAATAACAACACACTGCAGAAACACACGCGCCAAAAGCGCAACGCACACACACCGAACACTTGCCGGAAAAGAACCGGCGAAAGAAAAGAAATGAACAGAACAGGGCGGCAACATAATCACACCAAACGTAACACATATATATAttcgcatatatatatacatgcaccACACAAAGAAAGAACAACTGAGGCAACAATCGGAGAAGAAGATAGCGGccgaaaaaagaaaagaaaccgGGAAATTACCAGAATCCGGCAAAACGAAGAGGAGagggaaaagaaaagaaaatgagAGGAAGTAAGGGACTATGAGGGAGAGATAGAGAGACGAGAGTGAGAGTAGAGAGATAGAGAAATTTGCGAGAGAGATAGGAGAGGAGGAGAGAGAGgctaatattttatataataaattaatttgTAACCCTCCTGCAATAAACACGTATCCACAATTGATACAGAGCCCTTTTACTATACGCCACGTGTCTTTAACTGAATGCAGGCCTGGTTTTAAATCGAATCATTGCAATTTAACGAACCAGGTTGCACGTAAAATAAGCTcgaatttttttcaaaataatcttaaaatattttaaaaatcccgaaactaataaaataaaattttcattatttttaaataattttgacTCGCAACTCATACCTGCATTTGACGAATTGACAAACAAACGTGCGGGTGgaattaatcctaaaaatttctaaaataattttaaaattcttgaaatattccaaaattaataaaatatgaattttgtaatttttgaagcatttttgaatttaatactgaatttacacttaattacaatcagaaaattatttagggataaataattaacgaaatattattttctaaattttagaAATTCtcaaaattaattattgaaaatataaaatcataaaaataattttaacgATGAccctaatatttataaaaataaatctttagtaaatcacttttaaaagtgagaATAAAACCATACAGCTCAACAATTTACCACATAAGTAATCCTCAAACTCAAATAAGTCACACACAACTATTAATAAGGCACCACACAGCTGACTGAAcaaatacacatattttatttatttaattatcaaCAATTACACTcttaaaataatacaaaatatacgagtcgttatacccGCACTCTCCCCTGAACCGGAAAGTGGAAGTTTTGATGATAAAGCTTATCAGGAGGATGGCGAAGTGGAAACAAACAAAAATTATGCTGAACAATCTACTCCTGAGTAGAATACGGGAAACAAACAGGTTTATTCACCTCCTCCATATCCAAAAAGACTTGAGAAGCAGAAGTTCGACAAGCAGTTTGCCAAGTTTCTGCAGGTTTTCAAGAAATTgcatattaacataccttttgtGGAAGCTCTAGAATAGATGCCGAGCTATGCTAaattcatgaagggtattctatctcaAAAGTtaaaacttgaggagttggaaaccgttgctctaacagAAGAGTGCAGTACGGTGCTGGAACATAAATTGCCTCCTAAACTTAAAGATCCGGGAAGTTCATTGATACCATGCACTATAGGAAAGTTATTTTTCGATAAGTGCTTGTGCGACTTGGGAGCTAGTATCAATCTCATGCCATTATCTATCTTCATGCAACTTGGTCTGCCTAATCCAAAACCTACAAACATTTCCTTACAGCTGGCTGATCGGTCCATCACTTATCCGAGAGGTATAGTGGAAAATGTCTTGGTTAaagtggataaactcatcttcacTGCCGATTTTGTCATTCTAGACTTTAAGGAGGATAAGAGGATTCctattatcttgggaagaccattcttagctacaggCTGAACTTTGATCGATGTGCAAAATGGAGAGCTTACAATGagggttcaagatcaggatgtcacttttaatgtgtttaaTGTAATTAAATTCCCAACGGATAAAGAGGAGTGCTATAAAGTAGAGCTGGTTGACTCTTTAATAAAATCAGAGTTTGAGCAATTATTAaggtcagataccttagagagagaGCCTTAACAGGGGAATCTGATATTGAAGACGATAAAAGAGCAGAGCAACTTTAGTTGTTAAATGCATCaccatggaagaggaagttggatatgaCATTCAAGTCTCTTGGATTAGCAGAGCTAAAAAATTCTTAGGAGCATCTtaaaccatctattgaagaagctcccataTTTAATCTCAAACCATCGTCGGATCACTTGagtatgcatttttaggtgatgcatctacattacctgttattattgcgtCTAACCTATAAGGtagtgatgaagacaagcttttgcgaattctgagagagtttaaatcagcAATTAGATGGACTATAATAGATATTAAaggaatcatcccttcttattgtatgcataaaattctgcttgagAAAGGAAGTAAACATACCGTTGAACATCAGAGAAGACTCAATCCTATTatgaaagaggtggtgaagaaagaaattcttaaatgacgggatgcagggatcatttatcctatttcagacagttcatgggtgagcc
This window contains:
- the LOC141673939 gene encoding uncharacterized protein LOC141673939, with product MPSYAKFMKGILSQKLKLEELETVALTEECSTVLEHKLPPKLKDPGSSLIPCTIGKLFFDKCLCDLGASINLMPLSIFMQLGLPNPKPTNISLQLADRSITYPRGIVENVLVKVDKLIFTADFVILDFKEDKRIPIILGRPFLATG